The Paenibacillus mucilaginosus 3016 genome includes the window GGCACTTCGGCTCCGGCACCAGCCGCGGCCCGCTCGGCCACCTCTGCGGCAGGCGCCGCTGCAGCCCGCTTCGCCGCCTCGGGATTCGGCACATAGCCTGCGAGCGCTCCCGCCACGGCGGCGATGTGCTCCGGCGTCGTGCCGCAGCAACCGCCGATGATGCGGGTGCCGAGATCGGCGAAGCGGCGTGCCGTCTCGCCGAAATACTGCGGCGTGGCCGGGAACGAGTAGCGCCCGTCGACATAGTCGGCGAGGCCCGCGTTCGGGAAGACCGAATACGGCGGATGGTCGGCTTCCGCCGCGGCCGCCCCTTCGAGGGAACGCAGCAGGCCGTTCGGACCGCTGCGGCAGTTGAGGCCGACCACGTCGGCGCCGGCTTCGAGCAGCTTCGCGAACGCCTCCTTCAGCGGCACGCCGTCCTGCGTCACGCCCGCCCCTTCCGTAGCGAACTGGCAGATGACCGGCAGATCGCTGATCCGCCGCACTTCCTTCAGGGCGATGAGCATTTCGTCCAGGTCCAGGAACGACTCGAGCAGCAGACCGTCCACCTTCGTATCGCAGAGAATGGAAATCTGCTCGCGCAGGTCCTCCCTGACCTTGTTCGTTCTGACGTTCTTCCGCTTGCCAGCCCGGATCGACCCGACGGCGCCGACGACATAGGCGTCCTCGCCCACGGCCCGGCGCGCCAGCTCCACGCCCGCACGGTTGATCGCCTCGACCTCGCCTTCGAGGCCGAACTTCGACAGCTTCTCCCGGTTCGCCGAGAACGTATTCGTCTCGATCAGCCTCGCCCCCGCCTCATAATACCGGCGGTGAACGTCCATGATGACGTCGGGCTTCAGCAGATTCAACTCTTCATATGATATGCCGATGGGAAACCCCATCTGGTACAGGTAAGTCCCCATGGCTCCGTCCCCGACCAGTACCTGGCTGCGGAGCGCCTCTCTAAGTCCCGGCTTCATTCGCGGCAGCCCCCTTCTCTCCATGATGAACCATATCTCTTGTCTTCAAACCGTCCTAGAAGCTTCCTTCAAAAACAAATTCGGCCGGACCGGTCATATACACGCGGTTATCTTCCTCATTCCATTCGATGAGGAGGTCGCCGCCCTTCAGCGATACCGCCGCTTCGCGGTCGAGCACGCCGTTGAGCACCCCGGCGACCAGCGTCGCGCAGGCTCCTGTACCGCAGGCCAGCGTCGGACCCGCTCCCCGTTCCCACACCCGCATATCCGCATGCCCCCGGCTGCGGACCGTCACGAACTCCACGTTCGTCTTCCGCGGGAAGAGTTCATGGGTCTCGAGCTTCGGCCCCCAGGCGTACAGGTCTTCGCCCGGCGCGTCGTCCACGAAGATTACGCAGTGCGGATTGCCCATAGATACCGCGGTGAAGCGCAGCTCGCGGCCGTCGACCGTCAGCGGGTATTCCACAATCTTCTCCGCGTCGACCGTCGTAGGGACCGCCAGGCCGCCCAGCACCGGCTCTCCCATATCCACACGGACGGCGGTGACCCGGCCTTCCTCGAACGTCAGCACGACCGGCTGGACGCCGGCCCCAATCGTTTCGATGGTAAGATGGCTCCTGCCTTGCTCGACCAATCCTTTGTCATGAATATATTTGGCTGCGCACCGGATGGCGTTGCCGCACTGCTCCGCCTCCGTGCCGTCGGAATTGATGATGCGCATCGTGTAATCGGCCCGCTCGGAGGGAAGGACGAAGACCAGTCCGTCCGCTCCCACCCCGAAGTGGCGGTCGCACAGACGCAGCGCCAGCGCGCCGGCATCCTCCGGAAGACGGTCATGGCCGTGGAGAACAATGAAATCATTGCCGAGGCCCTGCATTTTCGTAAAATTCGTCGTTTTCATCGAGAGAACTCCCGTTTTTCGCATTTTATCCCATACTATAACGCACTTTGGCAGGGATGCATAGCGTTTTCCGCCAAATTTTAAAGGATACGGGCCCAAAATGCAAACAAGCCGAACCTCACCAGAGGTCCGGCCTGCAGAGCCTTAAGCGGGTGCTTCAACGAACAAGCGGCTCATACCTTCACACGATTACCGCGTGACCGGCTTGGCGCCTTTGGAGCCCGGGCCGTAGACGGCCGGCTTGCGCTTCGCGGGCTTGCTCATCAGGGAGCCAAAGCCCATGAGGAAGGTCGGAATGCCGGCGAAGCCGAGCACGAGCGCCCAGTCGGCAAGACCCAGCGGCACCGTCTTGAAGATCGGCTGAAGCTGCTCCACGTACAGCACGGGGAACATCAGCAGCAGCGAAGACACCACCGCGAGGACGAGCCAGACGTTCTGCAGCGGGTTGCGGTGGAAGATCGAACGCGAGCTGCGGCAGTCGAAGACATGGATGAGCTGCGCCATGACGAGCGTGGCGAAAGCGACCGTTTGGGCTTTGATGAGCGCGTCCGCGCTGTCCCCGCCCTGCTTCAGCGCAATATAGAATGCAGCCAGCGTGCAGACCCCGATCAGGATGCCGCGCGAGATGATCTTCCAGCCGAGCCGGCGGGCGAAGATGTTCTCCTTGGCCGGACGCGGCTTGTGCTGCATGAGGTCCTTCTCTGCCTGGTCGACCCCGAGCGCCATCGCGGGCAGGCCGTCGGTCACGAGATTGACCCAGAGAATCTGGATCGGCACAAGCGGCAGAGGCAGCCCCGCCATCATCGCCAGGAACATCGTCATGATCTCGCCCACGTTCGAAGCGAGCAGGTAGCGGATGAACTTGCGGATGTTCTCGTAGATGCCCCGGCCCTCTTCGATAGCCGATACAATGGTTGCGAAGTTGTCGTCGCTGAGCACGAGCGAGGACGCCTCCTTCGAGACGTCCGTCCCGCTGATGCCCATCGCGATCCCGATATCCGCCGCCTTGATCGCCGGCGCGTCGTTGACGCCGTCGCCGGTCATCGCTACCGTGTGGCCTCCGCGCTGCAGCGACTTCACGATCCGCAGCTTATGCTCGGGGGACACGCGGGCGAACACGAACACATCCTCGATGACCTTGTCGAGCTCGTCGTCTCCCATCGCGGCCAGCTGCTGGCCGTTCAGGGTGCGGCCGTCCTGCGGGAGAATGCTGAGCTGGCGGGCGATCGCCTCGGCCGTCGTCTGGTGGTCTCCCGTGATCATTACGGTCTTGATTCCGGCGCGGCGGCACTTCAGGATCGCTTCGCGGACTTCGCGGCGCGGCGGATCGATCATCCCCGTGAGCCCCACGAACACCAGCTGCGACTCCACCTCCCGCTCGTCCTCGCCCCGTTCACTCCCTTTCAGATCCCGGTAAGCCAGACCGAGTACCCGCAGCGCATTCTTGGCCATCCCTTCATTGGCCGCCAGCACCTTGGACTTCAGCGTCGGCGTGAACGGGATCACCTTCTCGTCCCAGAGCACATAGGCGCACTGCTGGATGAGCAGATCCGGCGCCCCCTTCGTGCAGACCATCCGGCCTCCCTGGTGCTCCACGACCACGGACATCCGCTTGCGCTCCGAATCGAACGGCAGCTCGTGGACCCTGCGGTACAAGCCGTCCAGGGAAGCGTGCGTCAGCCCCGCCTTGGCCCCGAGCACCACCAGCGCCCCTTCGGTCGGGTCCCCCTTGATGTTCCACTGGCTGCCGGGCTCCTCGTCCTTTTTCTTCTTGCCGTCCGTACTGCGTTCTTCTTCATACAGCTGGGCATTGTTGCAGAGGACCGACACCTGCAGCAGCCGGCGCAGCATCTGGTGGTTGCGCACGTCGATGCTCCTGCCGTCCCGCAGAATCTCGCCGTTCGGCACGTAGCCGTCGCCTGTCACCTCCAGCACATCTCCGCCGAGCCACAGGTGGGTGACGCTCATTTTGTTCTGGGTCAGGGTGCCGGTTTTGTCCGAACAGATGACGGACGCGCACCCCAGCGTCTCCACCGACGGCAGCTTGCGTACAATGGCTTTGCGCTGAATCATCCGCTGCACGCCGAGCGCCAGGGCGATCGTCACGATCGCGGGCAGCCCTTCCGGGATCGCCGCCACCGCGAGCGACACGCCCGCGAGGAACATGCCGTACGGCTCCTGGCCGTGCAGGATGCCTGCCGCGACCACCAGCACGGTAAGCCCCAGGGCGACGATAATCAGAATTTTGCCCAGCTGCTCCAGCCGGTGCTGCAGCGGGGTCTCCTGGGCGTCCGTCTGCTGGATGAGATCGGCGATCTTGCCCATCTCCGTCTTCATGCCCGTGCGGATGACCACGCCCTTCGCCGTGCCGCGGGTGAGCATCGTCCCCATGAAGCCGAGGTTGCGCTGGTCTCCGAGCGGAATCTCCTCCCCGAGCAGCGCCTCCGTATGCTTGGCCACCGGCACGGATTCCCCCGTCAGGGCGGACTCCTCGGCGTAGGCGCCGTACGCTTCGATGAACCGGACGTCCGCCGGCACGCGGTCGCCGCTCTCGAGCAGCACGATATCCCCGGGCACGAGATCCCTTGCGGGGACCAGCTCCACCCGGCCGCCGCGCAGCACTTTGGCGTTAGGCGCCGAGAGCTCCTTCAGCGCGCGCAGCGATCTCTCCGCGCGGAACTCCTGCACGAAGCCGAGAATCCCGTTCATAATGATAATGGCGATAATCGTGACCGCATCGAGATATTCGCCGAGCAGCCCCGAGACGAGTGTCGCACCGACAAGCACCAGCACCATGAAATCCTTGAACTGGTTCAGAAACAGGGTGATCGGCGAAATGCCCTGCCCTTCCGCCAGCTCGTTCTTCCCGTGTTCGGCGAGCCGCCCCTGCGCCTCCTCTTCGCTCAGCCCTTGCGAGGGCTCGGTTCCCGACGTCTGAAGGATCTCCTGGACCGTCATGTGAACCCACGATTTCTGACTCATCTGCTTTATCCCTCCCAATAGGTTGTCTAGGCTAAATGTATTCAGACAAGCCGGAAAATAGCACCGGGTACCGGCCGGGACACAGATCCGGAGGGAGCCGAGTGAGGAGCAGCGCAGGCAGGAACTTCAGGGCCTTGCGGGGCAGGAGGAAGCGCTTGCCTTAGCCTGTCTGTAGACGTTCTTCAGGACAAAATGACGCCCCCGCCTCTTCCGTTCTGCGGGCTTTCGGAGACCGCTCTTAAAATTTTCTCAAAAATATGGCATGATAGGGAGTGGCGCAGATCATTTATCGCCAGGAATGGAGTTGTCCCTCATGTCATTCGACGGTCTCGTCGTCCACTGTCTCGTCCGCGAGCTTCAGAGCCTCGTAGGCGGCAGAATCAATAAAATCCAGATGCCCACCGAAAACGACATCCTGCTGCAGGTCCGCGCACCGGGCCGCAGCGTCAAGCTTCTGCTCTCCGCCAACCCGACCTACCCGCGGGTGCATCTCACCGAGGAAAGCTTCCTGAATCCGAAGGAAGCCCCGATGTTCTGCATGCTGCTGCGCAAGCACTGCGAGGGCGGCATCATCGAGAGCATCGAGCAGCCGGGGCTCGAGCGGATCATCCACTTCGGCATCCGCCAGCGGGATGAGCTCGGGGATCTCAGCACCAAAAAGATCATCGTCGAGATCATGGGCCGCCATAGCAATATCATCCTCACCGACCCGGGGGCGGACACGATCATCGACGGCATCCATCACGTCACGCCGGCCATCTCCTCCTACCGGATCGTCATGCCGGGCAGTGCCTACACGGCGCCGCCGGAGCAGTACAAGGCGATGCCGCTCGAGGTGGCGGAGGGGCAGTTCGCCGCCCTGATGACCGAAGCCGCCGAATCGGCCGAGCCGGGTGACGGCGCCGCCCCCCGCTTCTGGGAAGGGGCGCTTGTGCAGCGCTTCAGCGGCTTCTCCCCGCTGGCCGCCCGCGAGCTTGTCCACCGGGCGTCCGGCGGCGGGACGGTCCTCGAACCGGCCACCGCTCCGGCCCGGCTGTGGCCGCCGTTCGCGGAGCTGATGCAGCGGCTGCGCGGCGGCGAAGCCGAGCCGGTGATCGTGGAGCAGACCGCCTCCGGCAAGGCCTTCTTCTCCATCCTGCCGCTGACGCACATCGAAGGCGAGACCCGGCGGTACCCCACCGTGTCCGAGCTGCTTGAGGCGTATTACAGCGACAAGGCGGAGCGCGATACGGTCAAGCAGCGCGTGTCCGATCTCATCCGCCTGCTCTCCAACGAGCGCGCCAAGAATGTGAAGAAGCTCGAGAAGCTGCAGGAGACGATGGAGGACGCCCGCGACGCCGACCGCTTCCGCATCCTCGGAGAGCTCCTGACCGCCTCCATGCACATGCTCCGCAAAGGGGAAAAGCAGATCGAGGTGATCAATTACTATGATGAAGACCAGAAGCCGGTCGTCATCGAGCTCGATCCCCTGCTGACTCCGTCGGAGAATGCGCAGCGCTACTTCAAGAAATACACGAAGAGCAAAAACTCGCTGATCGCGGTGGAAGAGCAGATGAACCAGGCCCATGAGGAGATCCGGTACCTGGACACGCTGCTGCAGCAGCTCGCCTCCGCCTCGCTTCCGGATATCGAAGAGATCCGGGAGGAGCTGATGGAGATGGGCTACCTGCGGGCCCGCGGGCGCAAGGGAACGAAGAAGAAGGCGAACGCAAAGCCGGTGCTCGCCTGCTATACCTCCTCGGAAGGCATTCCGATCTACGTCGGCAAGAACAACACCCAGAACGAATACCTGACGAACCGGCTCGCCCACGCAGGCGATACCTGGCTGCACACCAAGGACATCCCGGGCTCGCATGTCGTCATCCGCAGCCCCGAGTTCGGCGAGAGCACGCTGCATGAAGCCGCCCAGCTGGCGGCGTACTTCAGCCAGGCCAAGGAATCCAGCGGGGTGCCTGTCGACTACACGCTGATCAAGCATGTCCGCAAGCCCAGCGGAGCGAAGCCGGGCTTTGTGATCTACGATCACCAGCGTACGCTGTTCGTGACGCCCGATTCCGAGCGGATCAAGGCGCTGCCTGTGGCCTCCAAATAAAGCGGCCTTTTCCGGGCAGTCCTGACGCACACGACCCAAGCTGGCCCCTCGCTCGGTATAAGAAAGACGGGCGGGGGCGGCATCGGGGGCGTACCGCCGCAGAAAGGTGAGGCATCGTGAGCAGGGGCACAGGCTCCTGCTGCCAAGCGTCAGCAGGCAGATTCAAAGCAGGCTGGTCCCAAGGGGGCCCGTTCCCGGATCAAGGGCGCATAACGCCGCCTCCAGGGCCAGGGGCTCCCCTTCGGCTGCCCCTGCGCTCCGCTGCCGCTTCCTGCCCAAGCGCAGGCATCCGTCGGCACCCTGCTGTGGAACACTTGCTCCGCTCAAAAGGCCGCTCGCCCGCGCTCCCACGTACGCCAAAGAAGCACGCAGCCCGTCCCCCCGGACGGCCGCGTGCTTCTTTTTTATGTCCATGCGATTCATGATGCTGTTCCTCCGGCTTTTCCTGTACAGCCGGCAGTCCGCCGGCCTCAGCCGATCAGCCGCCTCATCTTCTGCACGGCCTCCTGGGCGTCGCCCGCCAAGGTGTGGACGACCTTCGTGCCCGGCAGCACGGCATCCCCGGTCACCGAGCGCCCGCCGATGAACACCTTCGTCCGCAGCCCGAGCCCGCCGATCCGGCGGTCCAGCTCGCGGTAGAACGGAAGCGCCGCCTCCAGCAGCTCCTCCGAGGACGAGCCGAAGGCGAAGGCGGCCGGCTTCATCTGCCCGAGGCAGTCGAAGATCCCCTTCTCGGAGGGCGATGCCCCGAGATAGACGATCTGGTAGCCGGCCTGCAGCATGAAATAGCCGAAGAACAGCACCCCCAGCTCGTGCCGCTCTCCCGGGGAACAGGCCGTCACGATCAGCGGGGTATCGGGAGAGCGGTGATACAGATTGCGGAGCGCCAGCAGCCGCTCCCGGATGAAGTGGCTGCCGAAGTGCTCCTGGTACTCCGAGATCTCCCCGCGTTCCCAGCGGTCCCCGAGCTCTACGAGCACGGGCGCCAGCACCTGGAGCAGCACAAAGTCCATATGGTGCAGCGCGAGCAGCTGGTCGAAGAACCGCTGCGCCCCGATCTGGTCCAGCCGCAGAAAAAGCTGCAGCAGGCTTTCCCGGTAATCCGCCGCTTCGCCGTTCGGCTGCTGCAGCGGCAGCACGGCAGGCTCAGACTCAGGCTTGGACAGGGCAAGCCCGCCGGGCTCCGGCCCCATCGCTTTGAGCTCTTCGGCCGCGAGCCCGATGGGCACGCCTTCGTCGACCTTACGCTTCAGATACAGCAGAACCTCGATATCGTTCTTCGTATAGCCCCGGTATCCGTTCGGAAAACGCGAGGGCGATACCGCCCCGTACCGCTCCTCCCACTTGCGGATCAACTGTGTCGATAAGCCCGTTCTCATCGACACTTCCTTGATGGTATACAATCGCTGATTCATGAAGCCGACCCCCGAACCTTTGGTGGCCTCATTATAAACCATTTACAAAGCTTATACAAGGAAGGAAGGATCAGCCAAAAGCCTGTGCCTTCAGGAGCTCAGCGCCGGCAGCAGGATCTCCACCGTGGTGCCGACGCCCTCCTTCGAGGAGATCTGCATCGTGCCTTGATGGTTCTCGATGATCTTGTACGACACCATGAGTCCGAGGCCCGTGCCCTTGTTCTTCGTGGTGAAGAAGGGCTCGCCGATCCGGGCCAGCTTGCTCTCGGGGATCCCGAGTCCCTGGTCGATGAAGGAGACCCGCAGTCTCCGGTCTTCCGTACGCTTCGCGCGGACTGTGATCGTCCCGCCCTTCGGCATCGCCTCGACGCTGTTCTTGAGCACGTTGATGAACACCTGCTTGAGCTGGTTCTCCACGCAGCTCACATACGGCAGCGGCTCGTCGATCTCCGTTTCGATCTCCACATTCGAGATGATCGCCTGCGTATCGAGCAGCATGATGACGTCCTGGAGAATCGAGGGCACCGACTTCGGCAAATAATCGACGGCCTGCGGCTTCGCCAGCACGAGCAGCTCGCTCACGATCTCTTCGATCCGCTCAAGCTCCGCCGACATGATGGCCAGGTAGCTCTCGTTATGCCCGCCGGTGCCCATCAGCTTGGTGAAGCCCTTGAGCGCCGTGAGCGGGTTGCGGATCTCGTGCGCGATGCCGGCGGCGAGCTGGCCGACGGCCGAGAGCATCTCGCTCTTGCGCAGCAGCTCCTCGGTCTGCTTGCGGTCGGAGATATCCTCGGCGATCCGCAGGTAATGCTGGGTCCGTCCCTCGCCGTCCTTGATTGGCAGGAACCGCACCGACTCCCAATACGTCTCCCCGTCCTTGCGGCGGCTGTGCAGCTCGCCTCTCCATTCCCGGCCGGAGCTCAGGGTGCTCCAGACCTCGGTGAAGGAGACCGAGGAGGCCTGCCAGTCGTTGAGCTCCCGGAAGTGGACGCCGATCATCTCGGACTGGGCATGTCCGGTCACCTCGGCGAACTTGGGGTTCGCGTACATGATTATCCCCTCGAGATTGGCCAGCAGCGTGATCGAAGGGCTCTGCTCGATGGCGTGCGAGAGCTTCAGCAGCTCTTCGTTCGCCGATTTGAGCTCCGTAATGTCGACGAACGTCAGCACGATGCCCTTGATGAAGTGATCGCCCGTCCGGTAAGGCAGCACGCGCAGCATGTACCAGCTGCCGCTGCGGCTCTGGATTTCCTTCTCGACCGGCACGAGGGTCCGAAGCACCGTCTCCGCGTCCTGCACGATGCCTTCGTACAGGAAATTATGCGAGATGTGCCGGATCGGACGGCCGTAATCCACCTCGAGGAGATTGATCTCCCGGGTGATCGCCGGCGTGAAGCGCCGGATGCGCATTTCTTTATCGAGAAAAATCGTGCCGATCTTCGTGCTCACCAGGAAGTTGTCCATGTCGTTGTTGAGGTCCGTCAGCTCCTGGATCTTGTACTGGTACTCCGTGTTCACCGTGACGAGCTCTTCGTTCACCGACTGCAGCTCCTCGTTGGTGCTCATGAGCTCCTCATTGGCTGCGACAAGCTCCTCATTGGTCGCCTGCAGCTCCTCGTTGGACGTCTCCAGCTCTTCAATGGTCGCCTGAAGAGACTCCTCCGCCCGCTGCAGCTCCTGTTCCAGTTCGACGATCCGCTGGTTCACGTTGTGGTCCATATCGAACGCTTCGGGAATCTGCGGGGCCGGCGGCGGCAGATCCGCATCCTCGAAGGTGACGAGCACGAGCCGGTCGAACTTTTTGTTTTTGGTTGAAAACGGCTTCACAGTAAGATTGATGTAAGGCGACTGATCGGAATTATTCAGCCTGATGTCCTGGTAGTAGATCGTCCGCTGCTCCTTGCGTACCTTCTGCACCGCGGTGACGATCGCCACCGCCAGATGCGCCTCCACCATCTTGTAGATGTTCCAGCTCGGCTTGCCCCGGGCCAGCGCCAGATAGGGGTTGATGTTGCCGCTGAGATGGAGCACCTCGTTGTTCTCGTCGAGGACCATGCAGGGCGGCATATGCTCGTCCACGAAGGAGGTGTAGAGATCGTCGGGCTTGCGGTACGCCGGGATCTCCCTCAGCGTGGTGTAGCCTCGGCGCGCCAGCTGGTGCACCTTCGTGATGTCCACGCTGTCGCTGACCTCCACCGCACTCGGAATCGGGGACCCGGACATCCGGCTGCGCTGCTGGAAGATGTTCCACTTCCGGTCGAAGGCGTAGAACAGGGAGCTCAGCTTGCCCACCGTCTCACTCGGGCCAAGGAACATAAAGCCGTTCGGATTCAGCGCAAAATGAAACAAGGACAGCACCTTCTGCTGCACGTCGGACTGAAGGTAGATCAGCATATTGCGGCAGGTCACCAGGTCCAGGTTGCTGAACGGTGGGTCCTTGGTAATGTTATGGGGAGCAAACACGACCATCTTGCGGATGCTCTTGCTCACCTGGTAGTTCTCGCCGACCTGGGTGAAGTGTTGCTGCAGAAGCTCGGAAGGAACGCTCCGCACGGCGGATTCGGGATATACCCCCTGGGAGGCATACTCGATCGAATCCCTGTCGAGATCCGTAGCAAAAATCTTCACCGTGTAAGGCAGCTCCTGCCCCGAGATCAGCTCATCGAAAAGCATGGCCAGAGAATAGGCCTCCTCACCGGTCGAGCAGCCGGCCACCCAGATGCGGATGTGCCCCTCCCGCTTCTTGTTCTCGATAATGGCCGGCAGCACTTTGACGCGAAGGATCTCGAAGGCCTCCGGGTCCCGGAAAAAATGCGTCACGCCGATAAGCAGATCCTTGCTCAGGCTCGCCAGCTCGTCCGGCTGGTTCCCGAGCAGGCGCAGGTAGGCATCGGAGGTGGTGACGCCGAGCAGATTCATCCGCCGCTCGATCCGGCGTAAGATGCTGTTCTCCTTGTAGTAGCTGAAGTCAATCCCGCTTGCGTTCTTGAGCAGCTCAAGGAAAGACGGCAGGGACAGCAGGTCAAGCCGGCCGCTGCTGCCCGGGTCGCTCTCCCCGTCCTCCCACTCGATCTCCGGATCTCCGGTGGTCCACTCGATCAGGTAGTCGGCCATCGCCTGAGGGGTCATCACCTGGTCGACGATGCCGGTCAGACGGGCGCTGTTCGGCATGCCGTCGAACTTGGCCGTAAGCTCGTCCTGCACGATCACAAGCCCGCCGTGCTCCTTGATCGCCTCGACGCCGCGCGTTCCGTCGCTTCCCGTTCCCGAGAGAATCACCCCGATCGCCCGGCTGCCGATATCCTTGGCCAGCGAGGTTAAGAACATATCGATCGGCAGGTTGAGTCCGGTCGTCTGCCGGTGCTCGGTCACCTGCAGCGTGCGCCCGGCGATCGTCATGTCCTTTTTGGGAGGAATGAGATACACGCAGTTGGGGCGCACCTCCATGAGATGCTCCGCCTCATAAATATTCATGGATGTGTTCTTCGTCAGGATCTCGGCCATAAAGCTCTTGTAATTCGGAGACAAGTGCTGAACGACAACGAAAGAAAGCCCGCAGTCGGGCCTCATATGGTCAAAAAACTGCTGAAGCGCCTCAAGCCCCCCCGCGGATGCGCCGATCCCGACGATAAATCCGCCGGGAGGGGATTGTTCCTGCACATCCTGTTCCGATAGAATGGTGCTCATCTGCCTCAACCTCTTTTCCAGCACGGACGCGGCTTGATTTTGCAGCAGTCAAACCGTGACCTGGGATTATAGCAATTCGGCTGTGTTCTGCATCAAAACGACTGTTCATCCATTATAACCCTTTTTAGGCTCCTTGTGCTTTCTTTTTTATAGTGTGAAACGGCTTCCCCGGTGGTAGAACCCGCGTTTCCGCTACAATAATAAGAGCGTCACGGCTTCGACTTCCCGACTAAAGAAGGTGAACTCCAAATGAACTTTCACGCCGAACTCTTGGC containing:
- a CDS encoding chemotaxis protein CheB, whose translation is MSTILSEQDVQEQSPPGGFIVGIGASAGGLEALQQFFDHMRPDCGLSFVVVQHLSPNYKSFMAEILTKNTSMNIYEAEHLMEVRPNCVYLIPPKKDMTIAGRTLQVTEHRQTTGLNLPIDMFLTSLAKDIGSRAIGVILSGTGSDGTRGVEAIKEHGGLVIVQDELTAKFDGMPNSARLTGIVDQVMTPQAMADYLIEWTTGDPEIEWEDGESDPGSSGRLDLLSLPSFLELLKNASGIDFSYYKENSILRRIERRMNLLGVTTSDAYLRLLGNQPDELASLSKDLLIGVTHFFRDPEAFEILRVKVLPAIIENKKREGHIRIWVAGCSTGEEAYSLAMLFDELISGQELPYTVKIFATDLDRDSIEYASQGVYPESAVRSVPSELLQQHFTQVGENYQVSKSIRKMVVFAPHNITKDPPFSNLDLVTCRNMLIYLQSDVQQKVLSLFHFALNPNGFMFLGPSETVGKLSSLFYAFDRKWNIFQQRSRMSGSPIPSAVEVSDSVDITKVHQLARRGYTTLREIPAYRKPDDLYTSFVDEHMPPCMVLDENNEVLHLSGNINPYLALARGKPSWNIYKMVEAHLAVAIVTAVQKVRKEQRTIYYQDIRLNNSDQSPYINLTVKPFSTKNKKFDRLVLVTFEDADLPPPAPQIPEAFDMDHNVNQRIVELEQELQRAEESLQATIEELETSNEELQATNEELVAANEELMSTNEELQSVNEELVTVNTEYQYKIQELTDLNNDMDNFLVSTKIGTIFLDKEMRIRRFTPAITREINLLEVDYGRPIRHISHNFLYEGIVQDAETVLRTLVPVEKEIQSRSGSWYMLRVLPYRTGDHFIKGIVLTFVDITELKSANEELLKLSHAIEQSPSITLLANLEGIIMYANPKFAEVTGHAQSEMIGVHFRELNDWQASSVSFTEVWSTLSSGREWRGELHSRRKDGETYWESVRFLPIKDGEGRTQHYLRIAEDISDRKQTEELLRKSEMLSAVGQLAAGIAHEIRNPLTALKGFTKLMGTGGHNESYLAIMSAELERIEEIVSELLVLAKPQAVDYLPKSVPSILQDVIMLLDTQAIISNVEIETEIDEPLPYVSCVENQLKQVFINVLKNSVEAMPKGGTITVRAKRTEDRRLRVSFIDQGLGIPESKLARIGEPFFTTKNKGTGLGLMVSYKIIENHQGTMQISSKEGVGTTVEILLPALSS